The window ATGGCTACCTGGATGCGACGGCTCGCCCGGGCGAGTTCATCTACGATGCCAAGGAAGCCTGGGTCTCTCCTGTTGTCATCATCACAGAGGGTCCCCGCTACCGCGTCGGCGAAGTCCGAATCCTTGGAAACACGCTCTTTACGGATGAAGAGGTCAACCGCCCCTTCAGGCACGTGGTCGGCGATTACTTCAGTGGAATCGAGTTCGATGAGGCCCTGAGGAAGTTGCGCCTCCTTTATGGGAACCAGGGCTACGTCAATGCCCAGTTCGAGCCGCAGTTCATCAAAGATCCCGAAAAGGGCCGTGTCTCGATCGAGATTTCCATCACCGAGAACCAGGTCGTGTACGTCGGCCAGGTGATGGTTGAGAAGCAGGAATACGAATACCAATTCGACCTGAACCCGCTCGAGGAGTTCATCAACTGGACCTCGCCCGGCGTTTCCGAGGAAACCATCCGGCGCGAGTTGAAGCTGAAGCCTGGCGAGAAGTACCGAACCGCGGACGAGGTCCGTTCAGCAGAGCGCCTTCGCCGTCTTGGCTTCTTTGATACCGTGAACATCAATCGCCAGCCGACGCGCGATCCGCAGGTCAACGATGCGGTTGTCCAGGTGAAGGAAGATCCGGGCGCTGGGTTCTTTGCCGTGACTGCCGGCGTCGGCGAGCAATCCGGACCAGCCGTCGGGTTCAACTACATCAACCCGAACCTGTTCGGCGAAGCCCGCGTGCTAAAGGCGAACGTGACGCTCGGCAAGAGCACGACGTTCTTCAACATCGGCTACCTCGAACGCTACATCGGCGACTCGGAAGACTCTCTGGCCCTCGATCTCTATCGCAGTTATTCGCGCTTCGAAGGCTATGCATGGCGTAAATACGGCGCTTCCGCAGAGTTGGAACATCCCTTCAGCGAATACGTCAGCGGTGCGGCGCGCCTGCGCGTCGAGCAAGTGCGTCTGGAACGTCATGATGACGACCTGCGAGAGTCCATGTCGTCCTACGGCGTTGTTGCGTTGCGCGGTATGCTGAAGAAGGATCTGCGCAATTCGATTCGGTGGCCAACGTCGGGCTATCTGCTGTCCGGCGGCGTTGAGACCGGCTATGCCAGCGGCGCAATGCTGAAGTTCATGCATGAGTTCGAGTGGTACAAGGAGTTGGCTGAGGACTGGGTCTACATGTACGGTCACCGGGTCGGAATCCAGCCTTACGATGCGGATCACATCGGCATCTCCGAGCGCTTCTTCATCGGCGGCTCCTCGACGCTCCGTGGATTCAAGTACCACGGCGCTGGGCCAAAGGATAAGGGCGAGGATGACGTCGTGATCGGCGGCTCGACAATGCTGACACAGCGTCATGAGCTGCGCCATCGCTTCAGTCGCGTCGTCAGTGGCCGCGTCTTTGTCGACGCCGGCATGTTGGAGTTTGACGCCTTAAGTTTCGGCAAGCCCCGCGTCGGTGCGGGCGCCGGTGTGTCGTTCAACATGGGCGCGATCGTGATCGACATCGATCTGGCCGGCGCGGTTGTGAAGAAGAGTCACGATCAGACGCGCGTGCTGCACTTCCAGATTCGCTCTGCGTTCTAAGACTGCACGAGCGAACACCAACACAGGATCATTGGGAAGACTTGAATGAATAAGATCGCTTCGCTCGCCCTTGTGGCGCTCGTTTGTCTGCTGACCGTCGGGGCAAACGCACAGACACAGAACCAGAAAGTCGGATTCGTCGATGTGGAATTGATCATCGAGAACAGCCGTGCCATTGGCGCAGCCCTCGATGCCGTAGATCGCGAACTGGCAGTGATTGCACGTGAGATCGACGAAAAGCAGCGCGAGTTCCGGCGCCAGCGCTTCGATTTGGATCGGCAGGAGCGGGTGCTTGCCGAATCCGAACGCGAATCGCGTCGTGCGGACCTTTCGGCCCTGCAGGAAGAAATCGATCGCCTGCAGTTCGAGCTCGAACAGGAAATGCGCGTCCGCGAACGCCAGATCGAGCCAGTGCTTCAGAAGATCATGCAGATCGTCGCCGACGTGGCCGAGGAGCAAGGCTACGCGATGGTCCTGCGCGGCGAGGTCGTGATCTACGGCAACAAGGCCGTCGATCTGACGCCTGCCGTCATCTCCGAGGTCGACGCACGCGAAGCTGAGATTATGGAACTCTTCGGAACGGAAGTTCAGTCCGACGACGAGGAAACTTCCGGCATCCGTGAACGGGTCCCCGGGCAGCGGCCCGTGCAAACCCCAAGAGCTGAATTGCCGCTGATCCCATGAGCAAATCGAAGACGCACAAACCCCTCGCACGCCGAACGGTGGCGGAGAAGTTGACGTTTGAAGGCGCCGGCATCCACACAGGTGCGCCCTGTCGGCTGGAGATTCACCCGGCCGAGGCGAATGCGGGCATTACATTCGAGCAGGCCGGCGCGGATTGGCCATCGCTGCCTGCGACGATCGAGCACGCCGTCGCAGAGGAATGCGATCGCCGCACGGTCCTTCGCGGGCCGCAGAAGCAGTTGTTCCAGCAACTCGAGCATGTCATGGCCGCGCTGGCCGCGATGGAGATCACCGATGCCCGAGTCATCCAGAACGGCCCTGAGCCGCCTTTCCTGGATGGCGGCTCGAAGAAGTACATGAAGGGACTGACGAAGACCGGCAGCACGAAGCTCAAAGCTGAGGTCGCTCCATTCGTGATCGATAAGCCGATCGCCGTGACCGACGGGGATGCGGAACTGGTTGCCACGCCTCACGACGGCCTGCGGCTCAGTTGCTTTGTAGAATTCCCGGGCACGGTTGTGGGCTCGATGGGTTTCAGCCTGGAGATCACGCCGGAGAGCTTCCTGAAGGAAGCCGCCCCGGCTCGGACATTTGCGTTGGAGCGCGACATCGAGGGTCTGAAGCAAGCCGGGCTTGCCAAAGGCGGAAACCTGGATAACGCTGTCGTCTTCAACGGCGAACGGTATTTGAACGACCGGCTGAACTTCCCGGACGAGGTCGTTCGCCATAAAGTGATCGATTTGCTGGGCGATCTGGCATTGATCGGCCGGCCCCTTCGGGGGCACTTTTGGGCCTGGCGCGCCGGACACCGCAGCCATATTCGATTTGCGCAAGCGCTTGCAAAGGAGCTGAATCGTGACGCTTGATCCTGCCTTCACCCCGCCATTCGGGGTAGAAGTCATCCAGAAGATTATCCCGCATCGCTATCCTTTCCTTCTCGTAGATCGCATCACCGACATGGGCGAGGACTACATCGCGGGGATCAAGAATTTGACCGCCAATGAGGCGCTCTTCACGGGGCACTTCCCTGCGCACGCAGTTTTTCCCGGCGTCCTTCAGATTGAAACGATGGCCCAGGTCGGCGCGTGCTGGATTCTGTCGCGCGAAGAGAACCGCGGCAAGATCGCCTACCTGATGAGCGTCGAGTCGGCGAAATTCCGTCGTCCCGCTGAACCGGGCGACCAGTTGAAGGTTTGGGGCAAGATCACAAATCTGAAGTCGCGGACGGGGAAGTTCATCAGCCACATCAAGGTGGACGAGAAAGTCATCTGCGAGTGCACGCTGATGTTCGCGTTCCAGAAACAGAACAACGACGCTAACGGTAGTTGAGGATAGCAAAGAAAATCGTGGCTCTCACTTCGAATACATCACCGGAACCGATGCCCCAGCGAATCGGCCTGATCGCCGGCCAGGGTGACTTTCCGCTGCTCCTGGCCCAGGGCGCACGTGGTTCAGGCGTGGAAGTCATTGCGATCGGCATTCACGGTCTGGCAAGCGATCGGCTCCAGGCCCATGCATCCCACGTCTATACGCTCAAGCTGACGGAGCTTTCGCGTCTCTTTGAAGTTTGCCGCGAGCACGACATCCGCCACCTGATCATGGCCGGCCGTGTGCCGCACAAGGTGCTGCTGCGACAGATCAGTCTGGATCCCCGCATCTTCAAGATCATTGGCAATCTCCGGAACAAGAAGGCTGACTCGCTGCTGCGTGCGGCTACCGAGGAAATCGAGAAGGAAGGCATCCAGGTATTGGACTCGACGATGTTCCTCAAGTCCTGCATGCCCGAGCCGGGGATATTGACAAAGAATGAGCCGCTGACCGATGAAGTCCGGCGCGATATCGAGTTTGGCTATCCGATCGCAAAGGAAATCGCTCGCCTCGACATCGGCCAGACGATCGCCGTCAAGAATCAGATCGTTGTGGCCGTTGAGGGAATCGAAGGCACGGACGAGTTGATCAAACGCGCCGGTGAACTGGGCGGCCCGGGCATCGTCATCGTCAAGGTCTCGAAGCCTCGCCAGGATATGCGTTTCGATGTGCCGGTCATTGGCATCACAACGATCAACAACCTGGCCCACGTGAAAGCGGCGGCACTGTGTGTGACGGCCGGCAAGTCTCTCTTCTTCGATCGCGCGCTGGCCGTGGCCCAAGCCGAGAAGAACGGCATTTCCATCTACGCCCATGATGAAGACGCCGATCGTGAAACTGTCTTCTAACGGCAACTGCGAGCCTGTCTGAATGACGACAAAAAAAACGGAAGAAGCCACCACCCTCGAAGCACGCCTCACACGAGCACGCGATCGTCTTGCTCAGCAGCACGGGCATCGCTCCGGTAAAGAAGTCGTCCGCCGCTACAGCGAAGACATCGATCGACTGATCCAGACACACATCAACGACCTGATCCGTCAGAATCCCGAGTTCAAGGAAGTGACGGAACGGTGCGTATTGATCGCGACCGGCGGATATGGCCGCCGCGAACTCAATCTGCACTCCGACATCGATTTGCTGTTCCTCTTCCGTGAAGAGCCCACCGAGGTTTGCGAGGAGTTCATCCGCGCATTCCTGTATCCGATGTGGAATCTGAAGATCGATCTCGGGTACGGGATCAAGACGCTGGAGCAGGCCTACGGCGAGATTTGCTCGGATCTCGACTTCACAACCTCGATGACGGGCATTCATCCAATCTGGGGCAACGAGGAGATTGCGCAGCAGTTACAGGACCATTTGCGAATCGAGACCGTGACACGAAAGTCATCCAAGGTCATGGATCAGATCCTCAGTCGGATGTACGGCCGACATCTGAAGCATTCGGACACGCTGCTGCTTCTCGAGCCGAACATCAAGGATGCACGGGGCGGGTTGCGGGATTTCCACGTGATCCTCTGGGCGGCGTTCTGCCATTTCGGCCAGGGAACTCTCTCGATTCTGACGAACAAGGGATTGCTGACTACGCGCGAGGAACGATCCCTGCGCCGAGCCCATTCCTTCCTGCTGGAATTGCGCAATGGATTGCACTTGATGGAAGGACGCAAGACCGACGCGCTGAACTTCGAGCGCCAGATGAAGCTGGCCCCCGAGTTGGGGCACGATCTGAAGGCACACGTTCTTCCGGAAGAGCAGTTGATGCGCTCGTACTACGAGCATGTCGGCGCGATCGATCGGTTGTTGGGCCGACTGCTCAAGCGCCTGTCGAGCGAAGAGTCACAGTCTGAAGCCGGACGTGCCGGCAGACTCCGTCGCCGCCGCATCGAAGGCGAGTTCTGGACGCGCGACAACCTGGTGTGGGTCGATCCGCGCGAAGTAAACACCGTGGTCCGCAATCCGGACTGGATGATGCACCTTTTCACGGTCTGCGCCCAACGCGGGTTGCTCGTGGATGATTTCACCCTGAATCTCGTCGAGCAGCATCTGCATGAGATCGATGAAGCCTATCGTCGCTCGCCGCTGAATCGCGATCGCTTCCTTGGGATTCTGCGCAACCCGAAGCAATGCATCGCGACTCTGAGGCAGATGCATGCGTGCCGGTTCCTCGACACATACCTGCCGGAATTCGCACTCGTCCGTAACTTGCCTCGCATCGACTACTACCACCAGTTCACCGTCGACGAGCACCTGCTTCGCTCGGTTGAGTGTGCCGGCCAATTGGTCGA of the bacterium genome contains:
- a CDS encoding BamA/TamA family outer membrane protein produces the protein MQQRRFFAWFIMMVLGCLFGALSPAVAQDNLPPDGTRIIRIEITGLERVAEHEVARVMELKENQPFMAESFRRDREAVYRLGYFDPLRSEFTAEKTDEGAVVRIKLTENPIVDRISIVGNLKYDEERLKRELDFGEGDILPLGARGTVPRSIGDFYADGGYKTTEVRLEVNPADEPGHVDVLINIDEGEKIRIKDLIIRGNHHFCDITLKMLAVNSGSWLFFNNYYDDRAFADDLGAMEAKYHRDGYLDATARPGEFIYDAKEAWVSPVVIITEGPRYRVGEVRILGNTLFTDEEVNRPFRHVVGDYFSGIEFDEALRKLRLLYGNQGYVNAQFEPQFIKDPEKGRVSIEISITENQVVYVGQVMVEKQEYEYQFDLNPLEEFINWTSPGVSEETIRRELKLKPGEKYRTADEVRSAERLRRLGFFDTVNINRQPTRDPQVNDAVVQVKEDPGAGFFAVTAGVGEQSGPAVGFNYINPNLFGEARVLKANVTLGKSTTFFNIGYLERYIGDSEDSLALDLYRSYSRFEGYAWRKYGASAELEHPFSEYVSGAARLRVEQVRLERHDDDLRESMSSYGVVALRGMLKKDLRNSIRWPTSGYLLSGGVETGYASGAMLKFMHEFEWYKELAEDWVYMYGHRVGIQPYDADHIGISERFFIGGSSTLRGFKYHGAGPKDKGEDDVVIGGSTMLTQRHELRHRFSRVVSGRVFVDAGMLEFDALSFGKPRVGAGAGVSFNMGAIVIDIDLAGAVVKKSHDQTRVLHFQIRSAF
- the fabZ gene encoding 3-hydroxyacyl-ACP dehydratase FabZ — translated: MTLDPAFTPPFGVEVIQKIIPHRYPFLLVDRITDMGEDYIAGIKNLTANEALFTGHFPAHAVFPGVLQIETMAQVGACWILSREENRGKIAYLMSVESAKFRRPAEPGDQLKVWGKITNLKSRTGKFISHIKVDEKVICECTLMFAFQKQNNDANGS
- the lpxC gene encoding UDP-3-O-acyl-N-acetylglucosamine deacetylase: MSKSKTHKPLARRTVAEKLTFEGAGIHTGAPCRLEIHPAEANAGITFEQAGADWPSLPATIEHAVAEECDRRTVLRGPQKQLFQQLEHVMAALAAMEITDARVIQNGPEPPFLDGGSKKYMKGLTKTGSTKLKAEVAPFVIDKPIAVTDGDAELVATPHDGLRLSCFVEFPGTVVGSMGFSLEITPESFLKEAAPARTFALERDIEGLKQAGLAKGGNLDNAVVFNGERYLNDRLNFPDEVVRHKVIDLLGDLALIGRPLRGHFWAWRAGHRSHIRFAQALAKELNRDA
- the lpxI gene encoding UDP-2,3-diacylglucosamine diphosphatase LpxI (LpxI, functionally equivalent to LpxH, replaces it in LPS biosynthesis in a minority of bacteria.), yielding MALTSNTSPEPMPQRIGLIAGQGDFPLLLAQGARGSGVEVIAIGIHGLASDRLQAHASHVYTLKLTELSRLFEVCREHDIRHLIMAGRVPHKVLLRQISLDPRIFKIIGNLRNKKADSLLRAATEEIEKEGIQVLDSTMFLKSCMPEPGILTKNEPLTDEVRRDIEFGYPIAKEIARLDIGQTIAVKNQIVVAVEGIEGTDELIKRAGELGGPGIVIVKVSKPRQDMRFDVPVIGITTINNLAHVKAAALCVTAGKSLFFDRALAVAQAEKNGISIYAHDEDADRETVF
- the glnD gene encoding [protein-PII] uridylyltransferase, whose product is MTTKKTEEATTLEARLTRARDRLAQQHGHRSGKEVVRRYSEDIDRLIQTHINDLIRQNPEFKEVTERCVLIATGGYGRRELNLHSDIDLLFLFREEPTEVCEEFIRAFLYPMWNLKIDLGYGIKTLEQAYGEICSDLDFTTSMTGIHPIWGNEEIAQQLQDHLRIETVTRKSSKVMDQILSRMYGRHLKHSDTLLLLEPNIKDARGGLRDFHVILWAAFCHFGQGTLSILTNKGLLTTREERSLRRAHSFLLELRNGLHLMEGRKTDALNFERQMKLAPELGHDLKAHVLPEEQLMRSYYEHVGAIDRLLGRLLKRLSSEESQSEAGRAGRLRRRRIEGEFWTRDNLVWVDPREVNTVVRNPDWMMHLFTVCAQRGLLVDDFTLNLVEQHLHEIDEAYRRSPLNRDRFLGILRNPKQCIATLRQMHACRFLDTYLPEFALVRNLPRIDYYHQFTVDEHLLRSVECAGQLVDHENGFYRSHAGSVARDLLRWDLLVFALLFHDVGKGEGRGHVIRGSHMIQRIAERLSMTKKETEILYQLVLNHQRMSFMALRRNPEDPKVPEELAKDISDPELLRMLYVLTCCDLRSVSEQSWNDWRGSLLSSLFERAMDFLRGEGEKIRRSAPSHRSVTEKVMKEVQENPATGEEGSRELRREEVEEFLRDMPSRYRRSTPPQLVARHVRMTQRLNEQELVTWELEQAPGSSYAILHCVASDNPGLFCNLCGALASRGFNILSAQIYTAKNGVCVDVFQIQDADRQPPSDIGALERLRVKLNQVLLGERPGKWKDLLPRRAQPISAARLDQFPPSVSISNDDSTENYTVLEVKAPDRPGLLYDITSLLDQHRLNIHLALIATESYQGVDVFYITDWENNRLEKDAKTEAFREELLEVVSPDSTIGAEEESAS
- a CDS encoding OmpH family outer membrane protein, with protein sequence MNKIASLALVALVCLLTVGANAQTQNQKVGFVDVELIIENSRAIGAALDAVDRELAVIAREIDEKQREFRRQRFDLDRQERVLAESERESRRADLSALQEEIDRLQFELEQEMRVRERQIEPVLQKIMQIVADVAEEQGYAMVLRGEVVIYGNKAVDLTPAVISEVDAREAEIMELFGTEVQSDDEETSGIRERVPGQRPVQTPRAELPLIP